The Onychomys torridus chromosome X, mOncTor1.1, whole genome shotgun sequence genomic interval TTCCTGGTCTTGAGACCAGTATTTTTTAGTTATGTATGCAACTGCCTTTATTACACACCTGGTTATCACAATTCAATTCTCAGGTGTTGCAGAAAAATCTACCTCTTTCAGACTGTAGATGGAAATAACTGTGAAAAAAATGATGCAGATATCTTCTAGTTTGTGCTAAACACACTGCTTTATTTTTACAGCCCACGTCTTTCATGAGGATATGAATTGTTAAGAGGCagtcttgttttgcttttcaaagaCATTTTGTAGAGATTTTTCACTAACGTGAATCTGATTTTATCTACTCGATTCTGTATAGATACATATTAAGTAAATGTATGATGAATTTAACAGCTTCTGTGTATTATTTGGTTGCCAGTGTGGCCTTAATTGCGTACACATCCGAAGGAACAATTTTACCTATTTTTAACCGGAGAAAGGAGATATGTAtgggagcatgcacacacatccaccccttccccagcttctaaaagaacaaaacaaactttattttaaaactttatttctgCAAAGCCAATCAAGAAGTGTTGGAAGGAAAAAGTGTGTAAAAGTTATCCTTGCATATTTGGGAACTTCAGCAAGCACTTAAAAGTTTGAGAAAATGAGGACTTAAAACAGTTGAATCAAAGGCAATACCCAGCAAcgtgtattttaaaacaataatgatGTCCTTTCTTAAGCAACATTCCTTTTTTCCCCTAATAGCTACAATATGATACAGTACGCAACAGCTCACTTGAAAGTGCTAGAATCAGAGGGTAAAGAACGCCATAAGCCATCCCACTTACATTTCCTACTATACAATGCTTTTTTGGCGCTTGATAAATCAAGCATTCATGTAGCAATACATTCAACAGAAACACCTCATACTTTGGGTTTAAGATCCTTGTCCCTCCAGTTCCGATGTCGTGACATCCGACTCTTCGtcattgtaaatattttcagCCTAGAGATAACCAAATAAATTCACAGGTAAAAACAGAatttataacttttaaataaaatttatacattttaaaacttactgTCAAATTTGTTTCAGTGGCTAGTACCCTTTAAATTATTTGTCAGTGTGGAATTCCTTAGACATACCTAGTCACCCATGCACTATTTAGTCACTGTTCAGAAAAGGCATCGtctgaaaacattttaagcatCACTAGAGGGAGCAATGGTTAACTCAGAACCTTAGAAATGTCAATTATTTAGTGTTCCTTGTTAGAGAATTCAGCATCTTTAAACACCTTAACATTTTCCTCCCATATCTTTGTGTGATAGCATTGATACCAGATACCAGAACAATGTCAAGACACCAGCTGACAGTACAATGACAAATGTAAAGCAGATGTTGTGCATTTGTTTATATGAATGTGTGGATAAAATGGTATTAAAATGGTAAAAGTTagagatattttaattattactattgtgtatacatgtgtggaggtcagaaaacaactttgtggagttggttctctccttccacttctacATGGGTTTCAGGCACTGATCTTATTAGGTCATATGGTTTGTGAAGCAAGtgctttttacctgctgagccattttgcaggCTTGGAAAAGTTTCTTTAAACTGTTCCCATCCTATAAGTTTAAAGTCAcctaaataatgaaatatttctatTACATCCTATCACCTGGGAAACGGTTTTTACaagagttattaaaaaaaatatttcaactcACCATCTGCCATATCTGCATGATATTATCTTCAGACACTGAGCAAATGACCCAAGGTTCATTGGGGTTCCAACTGAAGTCTGAAATCTTGGCAGTATGTCCTCCATGAATGaacttaatgaaaaacaaaagacttgGTTTCATATCCTTTCCTATACTAAAACTTCCAAGACTTTAAAATAGTTTCTAAAACAGTCTTCTTAGGCTGACCCACAATTTAGAGGTAGTGTGACATGAGCTCTGTAATTTATTCTCAACCCCAATATTCCGAAATCTTTCGAACTTTCAGAAAAAGGACTAGAATACTACAATGAACATCTGTATACTCTACCTAGACTCACCAAATACTATTTTGCTAATGTGTTCTGTCCACACATTCAAATGGCTCAAGGAAGTTAATTCATATCTTACATAGTAGGTGGGACATTTCATTCCCAcctgttctctggcctctgcacataaGAACATTTTTCTGGAACCATGCCACCACTTCCAAACTGAGAACAATGAATAGTAACCAAGCATTTCCAACATGTCTGATAATCTCCTGGTTCTTCTCTAGCCCTTTCACATTAggcatccttctcttccttcataTTCCCAAGGCATAATATAGAGACTTGGGCTTAAAAAAACAATACTGAGACTTTTAAGATCTAGACTACAGCATAGGCCAATGACCTTTCCCCAAGAACTGCCAAAGGAagatatcttattttctctaagAGACTACCTCATAAGAAGGCACtgtgggagttggggatttagctcagtagtagagcgcttgcctagtgagcttaaggccctgggttcgatcctcagctcgaaagaaagagagaaagaaagagaaagaaaaagaaggcactGTGCcatgccaggtggtgatggtgtacatctttaatctcagcactccggaggcagaggtaggtgggtctaCGTGACTTTgaggcctacagagcaagttccaggacagccagagctacacagataaaccatgtcatgaaaaaacacaacaaaaaaggcCACTGTGCTTAATATACTTCATATCAGAACTTGATTCAAAAAGTTTGACTTCAGTTTGACAATGAGTTAGTTCTCTGCCAATTAAGTTATATTCAATCTAAATAAAAAGTCCgaatcatttaaataaaatgccCCAATCACCTTATCATTTAAAAGAACATGaaatataatctcagcacttgagaccGAGGCCTGGGCTAGAGATaatctccaaaaaaaagaaaaaagggaaaagcaaCTTCCCCATTACATGAAATGGTATGGTAAACAGCTTTACAAATGAATAATCTCATggtcccccacccacacccccaaacgggctcttgctctgtaggccaggtccAAACCTCTGACCTCCCCTTTAGCTTTTACCTGTTGAACTACCTCTCTAGCTACTAATTTACTACTCTTAAATAGAGTACTATTTAACTTCAAGCTTTCTTTAAATACAGCAAAATCAtgatagattttaaaaagtatttatgtgtatgtacacgcgagtgcagtgcccatggaagccaaatGTGTTggatccctctggaactggagttaagattGTGAGCTACCTGGCATGCGCACTAGACTGAACTCTGGTCATGTCAATAGTAGTAggtatttttaactgctgagctatctctagcCCCTAAGTAGCTTCTCTTAGGGACTATAAAATTACTgcaaatacataatatattaacCTTCTGGGGCTCTATTTCCTATTTTTGATAAATGTCAGAACCTAATCACAATAACCTCCtggactttcttttttaaatccctGGCAAGCAAAACTTTGAAGCTCTGACCCATTCCTGAGATAGGCTAATGAGAAATAATCCAATGTGCCTATGATATTTAATCTAATGCATACCAGGAGTTCTGGAGGCCCATCTTCTGCATCTTCTGCTGATTGTTCTTCTCCAATTTTACTATTAAGAAAGAGCATAAAGCCTTCATTACCAAAGTTTTCCATGAAGTTTtatcttaaaatacatacatttattatAAAAGTATTTCTCTATGAGAATCACTtaggacagtggttcttaaccaAGGAGTTGGGTGACCTTGTCAGAGAGGTCGCCTAATACTGTCCAAAAACAGGTATTTACGAATTGGAACAGTAGCGAAACTAGTTACGAactagcaataaaaataattttatgccaggcagtggtggtggtgcacgcctttaatcccagcactcgggagtcagagccaggtggatctctgtgagttcgaggccagtctggtctacagagcaagatccaggacaggctccaaagctacagagaaaccttgtcttgaaaaaaaaaaaaaaacaaaaaaaatagtaataatctTATGGTTGCAGGTCACCATatcatgaggaactatattaaagggtcacagcattaggaaggttgagaaacattgctTTAGAATCACTGCTTTAggagcttttatttttctatattgtaTTATGTCATAATAAACATTAGCTCAAAATTCCTTCAAAATTTTAACTGTGGTTTTAATAGATCAGAACTAAgtacaaaacacatacaaaagtaTACGTGAACTAATGTGCAGCCTCTATACGCTTTAGGCCTTTTGCATTACAGTACATCATATCTAAAGATATAGCAGCTTTTAGCTATGCAATATATAACCCAAGGAATGTCATGTCATAAGGATTGGGGGGGGAGGGTAGGCTTGAGCCCAGGGCCCCTCACATGGTAGgcaaaagtattttattgagttagcccctccctcagcccctccctccctacctGACTACCCCAGAGAAATTAAGTTTTCTTTGTCAGTTTGAGACAAGGTCAgattatgtagccctagctggctttgaacttggccTTTGACCTGTGATCATATCACTTGGAAGAAGGCAGGATTATCAGGAATTTgatgccagtctgagctacacaagaccccccacacacacacacacaaaacaaaaaaaccccaaaccaaatcCAATAGTTCTGTGCTTATATACTATGTGATTCCAATGAGACATAAAGCCAATATTTTAATGCTTGTggtgctagagactgaactcaCTTGCATATGCTAGCTGTATCGCTGACCTACATCACCCATAGGCGTTTTAATTAGCAAAATGAGTTTCATACTTGagcaacaacaaaactcaagGTTGGAGAGGAGGctaagtagttaagagcacttgctgctcaagcTGAACAGGGGTTTActtcccagtacctacataatGGTAATTTACAACTATCCATAATTCCGGTTCCAGCAGACCAGATGCTGTTTTCTACTATCTGTGGCATCTGGCATGCatgtgttgcacacacacacacacacaggcaaaatactcatacaaaaCTCATAAGCAATTTCtggttttttggctttttcaacacagggtttctctgtgtagcagctctggctgtcctagaactctgtagatcaggctggcctcgaactcacttgagttggcctcttgagtgctgggattaaaagtgtgccaccaccacgcccagcatgAGCAAtttcttatttgttcattttcttttatattacagaACAAAAATTCTTAGACAGTTAAAAATTTATTGAAGTTGGATTAGCAAACTGCTTTCCTGGTTCATGAGCTCTATTATGTAACCTGTCAGATTAGCACATCAGTATAGTACCTCATCACCAGATCTTAAATTACCTTAAATCCCACACATTCAGGCGGCGATCAGTACCACTTGAAGCCAGAATAGTTTCATTATGTGGAGACCAGTGGACCTAGCAAtagattattttgaaaatttatttaaagagTTCTCTGTTCCTTGATTTGTAGCTATCATTCTAAACCGTATTTCCCCACCTCACACTATGTGTCCATTTCTTAGCCCAAAGATCTCACTATCCAAGCTTTCAAGTAACCCCTAACCAACCACCTTGATGGTACTGAACCCAGTGCTTTATGCTTGTTCTACCAAGTCCTTAAGTATCTCTTAAAAGGCCCAGCCTCCGCCTCATCCTCCACCCAGGAAAGTCAAATTTCTTTAGTACTGAAGAACCCAGGTAGACCCTAGAAACCTTTTTAGACTCATAACCATCCATGAAACTTTTAAAACTATTCAGTCTATCCTAACCTATAATCTCTATTCTAAAACCATGTATGAGACCTTTTTACTAGTGGATCCAACATAGTGGCACTCTTAACTGAAGAATCTTTGAAAACCCGATTTCAAACTGTTTTGGAAGAATGTTTCTACTTCTGGACTGGGGGCTTCTCAAAAACAATGGCAGCAACAAAAATTCACCATCCTGATAGTCTGACATAGTAAAACCAagaaaaattttgaaaagaaattaatgtCCAACACCCCACcaccaaataaaagaaaaaacttgccaggtggtggtggtggtggtggtggcggcggcggcggcggcggcggcggcggcggcggcggcgcacacctttaatcccagcactcaagaagcagaggcacatggatctctgagtttgaggccagcctggtctacagagtgagttccaggacagccaggacagtgaaaccctatctcagggaaaaaactaaaaacattccCCCCTTTCATAAAGTCACTAAAACATGACATAAAAACATCAGAAAACTgggctggcaagacagcttaATGAATAAAGTgcttaccaaaaaacaaaaacaaaacaaaacaaaaaccatggaaaATTTGAGTTGAGCCACTAGATCCCATAGTAGGAGAAAACTGAATCTCTCTGACCTCcctccacatgcatatacccatacaaatgcacacaattataaataaaaattttaagaactgTCATATACCTGAAAAATTTCATCCTTATGCGATTCAAAGGTATGGAGTTTTAGTTTTAGATTGCGCAGGTCCCATAAAGCTACAGTCTATAGAGAAGAAACCAAATGAAAATGATTTCTATACTTTATGTATGACCTTTAAAATTCCTATTAAAGTACAACAGGGCTTAGTAAACACTaaggggaaaattaaaaaaaaaaaacaaaaccatgaaaccTTATCTGCAGAGCCAGTTGCTAGAATGAACTCGCTGTAGGGATTGAATGAGAGGCAGTTGACCTCAGCAGTGTGTGCATCCACCAAATGGCTTGGCTTAGAAGTAGTATTGGATCTGGTGTCCCATCTGAAACACAAAAGGACAAGACAAGGCATACAATACAGCACCACCTACCACTCCCAAACACTTGGCTCAAGAGAGGCTATTCCTTTCTGCACAAGCTATGATGTGCTTACCCATTCACAAATACACAATCCACACACAGCTGGCAATTTAGGTTTCTGACTACTAAATGACATGTTTTAAACCTCCAGAAAACAACTGGGGCTATTATTTCTAGGTCCTTTTTATTGGATCTCTAATCTTAATTACCTACCATTTTAGGTATATACAAAATAAGACTACAGaataatgtaataatttttaCCTATATTTAGCCTTGTTAAATTTCAGTATATTGTTCTCCTTTTGCTCAGTAGTACAATAGTTCCTTATGAAACATGAGGTATTCAATGATTTTAATGCACTTTGATGGCTACACCCTGATAGAAACAATCTCTTCCTTCCTGGTCTCTCTAATCAGTTACTCTGGATCtcaaatttataatttatcaCCATTCAacctatttctcatttttaaaccACAACATAGCTTTCAAGAAATAGGACTCAATCAGTCTACCAATCACTGATGGTCACCCAGATCACCCACAAAGGTTCCACTGAACCTTCCATCTTACATCATAAGTTTCTGATCATCAGCAACAGATCCAAACAAGGACTCATGGAGAAGATGCCAGGCCACATCCTCTACAACAGCTGAGTGGCCAGTAAAGATTGCTTTAGCATCCACAATTTTGCCTTCCTTTGGTCCTGCATTTATATCCCACAGGCAGACAgtctgagaggaagaaaaaaaaaaaaaaagaactaaagctATGAAAATGCCAGATTTAAAAGTTAACCTCTTATTCAGGGACATATTTATCTCCCTAAAACCAAATAGACAATTACTACTGTGGTTTATTGTCAACCAGAACTAAATAGTAAGATCCTAACTGTTGAAGACAACATATCCTAAGGTTATAGGACAGAGAAATCTAGCTGGAACTGAGCCAGCTTTCACTACTTTCTCGCTGGTCCTCCTGGTACCAGAAGGATAGAAAAGTCATTAACAATCTTATTCAGCTCTGAATTCTGTATCCCAAGGCAAGCTGTacacactggtgcaatagtggccaAGACTGTTACAGAAGTAACTGATCACGTTATATGTATGTGAGAGGCCCATTCAATGGAAGGGAAATATTGTACTGTAAACCTATGTGTTAGCTACAGCTGTTagcaaaagaaaagcaaggaGTAACTGTTTAACATCTATGGAATTTCATTTTGGAACACCTAATGATAATAGTCTAAAATTAGTAACAATTTTGAACAAAGTAAAATCTGTTGAGTTTTAcacttaaataataaatgaaaaaatgaatcTGCCAGTCTTCTTTTAAACAATCTTCAAAAGAGCTCTGTGATATCCTAAGTCTCTAATAGAGTAGTCTGCAGTCATTGTCTTAAAACTTAGGAAAATGTTAACACAACAATCTATGGCATCATCTTAGAAAATTTTCCATCTCTACAGAGATTCTTTAGCTTAGATCTATCTATGACACTTTCACTCTTAATATAAGATACagtagattaagaaaaaaaaaaacacagttctTACATGGTCATCAGATGCGCTCAGGAGATGTCCACTCAAATTAGAATTCCAGGAAAGACCATAGCCTTCCTTTTGATGGCCTCTTAATCTAAGATCGGGATTACATTCTCCACTTGGatctaaggaaaaaaagaaacacattaacCACTAAGTTATCCGTTTCTCAGACTCCTTCACTGAGTGAGCCATAACAGCAATTCTACAAAAACAAAggcttgccaggtggtggtggcgcatgcctttaatcccagcacttgggaggcagaggcaggcggatctctgagtttgagaccagcctaggctaccaaatgagttctaggaaaggcacaaagctacacagagaaaccctgtctcaaaaaacaaaaacaaacaaacaaaacaaaacaaaaaccgaaCAATGGCTTTATCTAGCCTACAACTATTCTGCCTGGTTTTGGAAAACACCATCATCTCACCCCAAGGCAATTTTTATAACTAT includes:
- the Rbbp7 gene encoding histone-binding protein RBBP7, which codes for MASKEMFEDTVEERVINEEYKIWKKNTPFLYDLVMTHALQWPSLTVQWLPEVTKPEGKDYALHWLVLGTHTSDEQNHLVVARVHIPNDDAQFDASHCETDKGEFGGFGSVTGKIECEIKINHEGEVNRARYMPQNPHIIATKTPSSDVLVFDYTKHPAKPDPSGECNPDLRLRGHQKEGYGLSWNSNLSGHLLSASDDHTVCLWDINAGPKEGKIVDAKAIFTGHSAVVEDVAWHLLHESLFGSVADDQKLMIWDTRSNTTSKPSHLVDAHTAEVNCLSFNPYSEFILATGSADKTVALWDLRNLKLKLHTFESHKDEIFQVHWSPHNETILASSGTDRRLNVWDLSKIGEEQSAEDAEDGPPELLFIHGGHTAKISDFSWNPNEPWVICSVSEDNIMQIWQMAENIYNDEESDVTTSELEGQGS